The Tenrec ecaudatus isolate mTenEca1 chromosome 6, mTenEca1.hap1, whole genome shotgun sequence genome has a window encoding:
- the CDKN1B gene encoding cyclin-dependent kinase inhibitor 1B yields the protein MSNVRVSNGSPSLERMDARQAEYPKPSACRNLFGPVNHEELTRDLEKHCRDMEEASQRKWNFDFQNHKPLEGKYEWQEMEKGSLPEFYYRPPRPPKGACKVPPQESQDANGTRQALPALGSQANPEDTHLADQKTDASDGQTGLAEQCAGMRKRPATDDSSAQNKRANRTEENVSEDSPNAGSVEQTPKKPGLRRRQT from the exons ATGTCAAACGTGCGAGTGTCTaacgggagccccagcctggaacGGATGGACGCCAGACAGGCGGAGTACCCCAAGCCCTCCGCCTGCAGAAACCTCTTCGGCCCGGTGAATCACGAAGAGTTGACCCGGGACTTGGAGAAGCACTGCCGAGACATGGAAGAGGCCAGCCAGCGCAAGTGGAATTTTGATTTCCAGAATCACAAGCCCCTGGAGGGGAAATACGAATGGCAAGAGATGGAAAAGGGCAGCTTGCCCGAATTTTACTACAGACCCCCGCGGCCGCCCAAAGGCGCCTGCAAGGTGCCCCCCCAGGAGAGCCAGGATGCCAACGGGACCCGCCAGGCGCTGCCTGCCCTCGGGTCCCAGGCAAACCCAGAGGACACACATTTGGCAGACCAAAAGACTGATGCATCGGACGGCCAGACGGGGTTAGCGGAGCAGTGCGCCGGGATGAGGAAGCGACCTGCCACGGACG ATTCCTCTGCTCAAAACAAAAGGGCCAAcagaacagaagaaaatgtttcagaagATTCTCCAAATGCTGGCTCCGTGGAGCAGACGCCCAAGAAACCGGGCCTCAGAAGACGTCAAACGTAA